The following DNA comes from Burkholderia stabilis.
TCCCGGATCACAACCGCGATCGGGTTGTCGGTCGCAGGAGACGAAACGACGAGGATCAGGCCGTAGACGACGAACCACCCGGTCGCGATCGTCAGTACGACAGCGATCGTCAGGAGACCGATGATCCGTGCAACGCGCGGCCGCGATCCATGCTGCGTGTTCACGGGGTGCTGCGCAGCCGGTAGCCGACGCCGCGCATCACCTCCGGCATCCCGGACGCGCCGGCGCATTCGAGCTTCTTGCGCAACCGGCTGATATGGCTGTCGACGGTACGTTCCAGCGCATCGACGTCGGCGAGGCAGGCATCGATCAGTTCGCCGCGCGTGAACACGCGGTTCGGCGAGCCGGCCAGGTGGGCGAGCAGCCGGAATTCGGTCAGCGTCAACGCGACGCCGGTTTCCCCGGTGTCCGTGCGGACCGTGGTCAGATAGCTTTGCGTATCGATTTCGAGGTTGCCGACCTTGATGAAGCGTCCCGCCGCGGCCGTTTCCAGACGGCGCAGGATCGCGCGGATGCGCGTGACCACCTCGGCCGGATTGAACGGTTTCGTGATGTAGTCGTCCGCGCCGAAGCGCAGCCCCTGCAAGCGATCGATTTCGCGGTCGAGCGCCGTGATGATGACGATCGGCGTGTCGCCGCGGCGTCGCAGTTCGACCAGGACTTCCCAGCCGTCTTTCTTCGGCATCCAGATGTCGAGCAGGATCAGGTCGGGTTTCAGAACGGGCTGCACGTCGAGCACGGCCTGGCCGTGACCGACGCGATAGGTGCGAAAGCCGTCGTGAGCGAGGTAGGCGTCGAGTATTTCGGCGATCTCCGGCTCGTCTTCGGCGATGAGTATCAGAGGGTTCATCGGTATCACTGGAAGTGAACGTGACCATGTAGGCAGGCCGGCGGCGCGGCACGTGCGCCGCCGGACTTCACCGTGCGTTCAGTCGTCGCGAACGGATGGGCGACGACTCGCTGCTCAGTTGTTCGCCACGTCGTTGGCGGGCGGCACATCGGTGTCGGTCAGGCCGCCACCGAGTGCCTTGTAGAGCGCGACCGCGTTGCCCAGTTCGGCGTTGCGCAGATCCAGCAACGCCTGACGCGCGGCATACAGCTGCCGCTGCGAGTCGAGCAGTTCCAGCCGATCCTCGATGCCGGCGCGATAGCGCAGGTTCACGAGATCGGTACGGCGCTCGGCGCTCTTGACGACCCTGGTCTGCGCGTCGATCTGGCGGCTGAACGTCTCGCGCCCGGCGAGACCGTCGGCCACTTCGCGGAACGCGGTCTGGATCGAGCGTTCGTACTCGACGACCGCGCTGGACTTGCGCACTTCCGCGAGATTCAGTTCGGAGCGCAGCCGGCCGCCCTGGAAGGTCGGCAACGTGACCTGCGGTGCGAAGCTCCACACGTTCTGGCCGCCGGCGAACAGGCTGCCCAGCCCCGGGCTCAGGAAGCCGATCGACGAGGTCAGCGACAGGCGGGGGAAGAACGCCGCGCGCGCCGCGCCGATGTCGGCGTTGGCGGCGACGAGGTTCTGCTCGGCCTGCTGGATGTCCGGCCGGCGATACAGCAATTCAGACGGCAGGCCGGCGGGCAGTTGCGTCATCACCGGCTGGCGTTCCAGCGACAACGGGTCGGGCAGGTTCTTCGGCAGGTCGGTGCCGACCAGCAGCCGCAGCGCGTTGCCCGCCTGCTCGACGGCGCGCGAACGCGCTTCGAGATCGGCGCTGGCGCTCGCGACCTGGCCTTCGGCCTGCGCGATGTCGACGCCGCTCGCCTGATCCGCGAGCTTGAGCCGGCGCGCGAGGTCGAGCGACTGGCGCCAGTCGTTCAGCGTGCGTTCGGACAGCGCACGCTGTTCCTGCGCGAGACGCTCGGCGAAATACGCGTTGGCCACGGAGCCGACGAGCGCGATCTGCACCGCGCGGCGGCCGTGATCGGTCGCGAGGTAGCGCGCGAACGCCGCATCGGACAGCGACTTGACGCGACCGAACAGGTCGATCTCGAACGCGCTGACGCCGACGTTCACGCCGTACTGGTTCTGCGTCGTCTCGAATATCGGCGGGTTCGATTGCGAGTCGGCCGGCGTACGCTGGCGCGTGAAGCTCGCGCCGGCGCCGATCGACGGCAGGCGCGCGGAACGCTGGATGCCGTACTGCGCTTCGGCGGCCTGGACGTTCAGCGCGGCCAGGCGCAGGTCGCGGTTGTTGTCGAGCGCGAGCTCGATCAGGCGCTGCAGGCGACGGTCGCCGAACATCGTGCGCCAGCCGAGATCGGCCGCGTTCGCGTGCTGCTCGGCCGCGGCTGCGGTCGTATAGGCGGTCGGCACCGGCATTTCGGGCTTGACCAGCTTCGGCGCCATCGAGCACGCCGACAGCGCGAGGGCGGCGGAAACCGCAGCGGAAAGAATGAGCAATCGCATGGCATCAACCTTCTTGTTCATGGGTCACGGTGGCGGGCTTCTTGCCGGATGCGCGCCATGCCGAGATGCGTTCCTGGATGCTCATCACGAACACGAAGAAGACCGGAACGAAGAAAATGGCCAGCACGGTGGCGGTAATCATGCCGCCCAGCACGCCGGTACCGATCGCATGCTGCGTCTCGGAGCTGGCGCCGGAGGCGATGACGAGCGGCACCACGCCGAGCCCGAACGCGAGCGACGTCATCAGGATCGGTCGCAGGCGCAGCTTGGACGACTGCACGGCAGCCTCGATCAGCCCCTTGCCTTCCTCGCGCAGCTGCTTCGCGAACTCCACGATCAGGATCGCGTTCTTCGCCGACAGGCCGATCACGGTAATCATCCCGACCTTGAAGAACACGTCGTTCGGCAGCCCGCGGAGCATCACCGCGCCGAGTGCGCCGATCAGGCCGAGCGGCACCACCAGCATCACCGACAACGGAATCGCCCAGCTCTCGTAGAGCGCCGCGAGCACCAGGAACACGACGATCATCGACAGCGCCATCAGCATCGGCGCCTGCGATGCCGATTCACGCTCCTGCAGCGACTGGCCGGTCCATGCCACCGTGAAGCCCGGCGGCAACTGCGCCGCCAGACGCTCCATCTCGGCCATGGCCGCGCCGCTGGAGTAGCCGGGAGCCGAACCGCCGGAGATACGTGCGGACGGGTAACCCTGGAAGCGCACCATCTGGAGCGGGGCTTCCGACCAGACCGGATGCACCACTTCGGACAGCGGCACCATGCCGCCGGTCGCATTGCGCACGTAGAGCTTCATCACGTTTTCGATCTGCATGCGTGCCGGGGCATCGGCCTGGATGATCACCTGCTGCATGCGGCCCGCGTTGGGGAAGTCGTTCACGTAGGTCGAGCCCATCGCGGCCGACAGCGTGTCGCTGATGGTCGTGAACGACACGCCGAGCGCTTCGGCCTTCTCGCGGTCGATGTCCAGCCGCACGCTCGTGCCGGCCGGCAGGCTGTCCGGATAGACGCCGGTCACCACCTTGCTTTGCGCGGCCAGTTCGAGCAGCTTGGTTTCAGCCGCCTTGAGCGCCGCGTAACCCTGGTTGGCGCGATCCTGCAGGCGCATCGTGAAGCCCGAGCTGGTGCCCAGCCCGTCGATCGCCGGCGGCAACAGGCTCATGACCGTGCCTTCCGTCACGCCGCCCATTGCTGCCTGTGCGCGCATCGCTTCTTCCAGCGTGGACGAACCCTCGCGCTTGTCCCAGTCCTTGAGCACCGAGTAGTTCAGCGCCGCGTTGGAGCCGAGGCCGGAGAAGCCGTAGCCGATGATGGAGATGCTCGACTGGATCGCCGGACGCGACGCGAGATGCTTCTCGAGGGTCTTGACCACGTCACCCGTGCGCTCGACGGTCGAATCCGCCGGGAGCAGGAAGCCGGTCATGAAGTAGCCCTGGTCTTCCTCGGGCAGGAACGACGACGGCAGCATGCGGAAGCCGAACACCAGCGCGGCGGAAATCGCGACGAACAGCAGCATCACGCGGCCCGTGCGGCCGACCAGGCGGCCGACACGCGTTTCGTACCAATCCGTGAGGCGGTCGAAGCGGCGGTTGAACCAGCCGAAGAAGCCGCGCTTCTCGTGGTGGCCGTGCTCGATCGGCTTGAGCATCGTCGCGCACAGGGCGGGGGTCAGCGTCAGCGCGAGCAGGGCCGAGAACATGATCGACACGGCCATCGACAGCGTGAACTGCTGATAGATCACGCCGACCGAGCCGCTCGACATCGCCATCGGGAGGAACACGGCCGTCAGCACCAGCGTGATGCCGATGATTGCGCCGGTGATTTCCTTCATTGCCTTGATCGTCGCGTCCTTCGGCGACAGGCCTTCTTCCACCATCAGGCGTTCGACGTTCTCCACGACGACGATCGCATCGTCGACGATGATGCCGATCGCGAGCACCATGCCGAACATCGTCAGCACGTTGATCGAGAAGCCTGTCATCAACATGACCGTGAAGGTGCCGAGCATCGCCACCGGCGCTACGATCGCCGGGATCAGCGTGTAGCGCACGTTCTGCAGGAACAGGTACATCACCAGGAACACGAGCACCATCGCTTCGAGCAGCGTGTGAATCACCTTCTCGATCGAGATCTTCACGAACGGCGCGGTATCGAACGGGATCGAGTAGGTCATGCCGGCCGGCATGGTCTTGGCGATCATGTCCAGTTGCTCGCGCACGGCCTCGGCGGTCTTCACCGCATTGGCGCCCGGCGCCAGCTGCACGCCGGCGAAGGTGGCGGGTTTGCCGTTCTCGCTGTTGACGAAGGTGAATGCCTGCGGGCCGAGTTCGACCCGCGCGACATCGCCGAGCACGACCTTCGAGCCGTTCGCATTCGCGCGCAGCACGATCTTCGCGAACTGTTCCGGCGACGTGAGCTGGCCTTGCGCGGTAAGCGGCACCGTCACGCGCTGGCCCGGCAGGGCGGGCGCCGCACCGAGGCTGCCCGGGGCGATCTGCACGTTCTGCTGGCTGACGGCCGTCGTCAGGTCGTTCATCGACAGGCCGTAGGTGATCAGCTTCTGCGGATCGACCCAGATGCGCATCGCCTGTTCGGAGCCGAACAGCTGCACCTTGCCGACGCCTTCGACACGTCGCAGGTCCTCGACGACGTTGCGCGCCATGTAGTCGGCCAGCGCATTTTCGTCATAGCGGCCGCTTTCCGACTTCAGGCCGACGAACAGCAGGAAGCCCGTTGCAGCCGACTGCACGATCACGCCGTTTTGACGCACGACGGGCGGCAGGCGCGGTTCGACCGACTTGAGCTTGTTCTGAACCTCGACCTGCGCCATCGCCGAATCGGTGCCGGGCTTGAAGGTCGCGGTGATCTGCGCCTGGCCGGACGTATCCGCCGACGATTCGAAGTACAGCAGGTTTCGCACGCCGGACAGCTCGCGCTCGATGAGGCTCAGCACGCTGTCGCTCATCGTTTGCGGCGTGGCGCCCGGGTAGGTGGCGGTAATGGTGACGGTCGGCGGCGCGACCGACGGGTAGCGCGCAACCGGCAGTTCGGGGATGGCGATCAGGCCCAGCAGGATGATGAAGAGGGCGATCACCCACGCGAAGACCGGGCGCCGGATGAAGAATTGAGACATGACTGGAGGCTCCCCGTGACTCAGTGCGCGGAAGCGGTCTTGACCGCTTCAGGCGCCTTCC
Coding sequences within:
- a CDS encoding response regulator, which produces MNPLILIAEDEPEIAEILDAYLAHDGFRTYRVGHGQAVLDVQPVLKPDLILLDIWMPKKDGWEVLVELRRRGDTPIVIITALDREIDRLQGLRFGADDYITKPFNPAEVVTRIRAILRRLETAAAGRFIKVGNLEIDTQSYLTTVRTDTGETGVALTLTEFRLLAHLAGSPNRVFTRGELIDACLADVDALERTVDSHISRLRKKLECAGASGMPEVMRGVGYRLRSTP
- a CDS encoding efflux transporter outer membrane subunit — protein: MRLLILSAAVSAALALSACSMAPKLVKPEMPVPTAYTTAAAAEQHANAADLGWRTMFGDRRLQRLIELALDNNRDLRLAALNVQAAEAQYGIQRSARLPSIGAGASFTRQRTPADSQSNPPIFETTQNQYGVNVGVSAFEIDLFGRVKSLSDAAFARYLATDHGRRAVQIALVGSVANAYFAERLAQEQRALSERTLNDWRQSLDLARRLKLADQASGVDIAQAEGQVASASADLEARSRAVEQAGNALRLLVGTDLPKNLPDPLSLERQPVMTQLPAGLPSELLYRRPDIQQAEQNLVAANADIGAARAAFFPRLSLTSSIGFLSPGLGSLFAGGQNVWSFAPQVTLPTFQGGRLRSELNLAEVRKSSAVVEYERSIQTAFREVADGLAGRETFSRQIDAQTRVVKSAERRTDLVNLRYRAGIEDRLELLDSQRQLYAARQALLDLRNAELGNAVALYKALGGGLTDTDVPPANDVANN
- a CDS encoding efflux RND transporter permease subunit; the protein is MSQFFIRRPVFAWVIALFIILLGLIAIPELPVARYPSVAPPTVTITATYPGATPQTMSDSVLSLIERELSGVRNLLYFESSADTSGQAQITATFKPGTDSAMAQVEVQNKLKSVEPRLPPVVRQNGVIVQSAATGFLLFVGLKSESGRYDENALADYMARNVVEDLRRVEGVGKVQLFGSEQAMRIWVDPQKLITYGLSMNDLTTAVSQQNVQIAPGSLGAAPALPGQRVTVPLTAQGQLTSPEQFAKIVLRANANGSKVVLGDVARVELGPQAFTFVNSENGKPATFAGVQLAPGANAVKTAEAVREQLDMIAKTMPAGMTYSIPFDTAPFVKISIEKVIHTLLEAMVLVFLVMYLFLQNVRYTLIPAIVAPVAMLGTFTVMLMTGFSINVLTMFGMVLAIGIIVDDAIVVVENVERLMVEEGLSPKDATIKAMKEITGAIIGITLVLTAVFLPMAMSSGSVGVIYQQFTLSMAVSIMFSALLALTLTPALCATMLKPIEHGHHEKRGFFGWFNRRFDRLTDWYETRVGRLVGRTGRVMLLFVAISAALVFGFRMLPSSFLPEEDQGYFMTGFLLPADSTVERTGDVVKTLEKHLASRPAIQSSISIIGYGFSGLGSNAALNYSVLKDWDKREGSSTLEEAMRAQAAMGGVTEGTVMSLLPPAIDGLGTSSGFTMRLQDRANQGYAALKAAETKLLELAAQSKVVTGVYPDSLPAGTSVRLDIDREKAEALGVSFTTISDTLSAAMGSTYVNDFPNAGRMQQVIIQADAPARMQIENVMKLYVRNATGGMVPLSEVVHPVWSEAPLQMVRFQGYPSARISGGSAPGYSSGAAMAEMERLAAQLPPGFTVAWTGQSLQERESASQAPMLMALSMIVVFLVLAALYESWAIPLSVMLVVPLGLIGALGAVMLRGLPNDVFFKVGMITVIGLSAKNAILIVEFAKQLREEGKGLIEAAVQSSKLRLRPILMTSLAFGLGVVPLVIASGASSETQHAIGTGVLGGMITATVLAIFFVPVFFVFVMSIQERISAWRASGKKPATVTHEQEG